Proteins encoded within one genomic window of Lysinibacillus sphaericus:
- a CDS encoding YceG family protein, protein MQTVTIESVLERDSYDWLQAFQDSANVRTVYEVTPQQIRFSRIAVRILGVPIEEDDYFNSLYTMSQNPNVHILSEELNKHIEQKDFQALQTILEQHQQSPKGLSINRLIAMMYGHQLIPKHDDASMNRHLQLVTMRVVERFREQQSLGLLANDFRRFLIDMVKWLKNHWIQWTKTMKPTDDFPKVVWYGETTMSQRYFLLLLMELGCDVLIFHPSAIDEFATVDPTDAFSVSYAYVSQTALQPFPDKLRERQATVGYSSSQHYEHLMHDHQSGVYRPWQFKDHMPQSLTLRMTYDDIFIYANEKAMVRPKFEALRDKVIIPVIFAKISGVSSRREEYWANMHQLLASPQTVFVQEFPYAKTSRANFHFHYKHCLVNGELSTERILQSDWWQYGELTLELQQAIAHTIKTSCEQPLLKRQPNESPYDLQLFLFKQMTMIPKEILRLLQSFDYAQEVPKLVLYQAPQQPTLTREDIALFAFLNRFGVDIIFYNPTGKLDLEKHLLEDTFDGHRLEHMVFDLQFEEPKQQKSKPDKMIKKLFNRFF, encoded by the coding sequence ATGCAAACAGTCACAATTGAATCTGTTTTAGAAAGAGATTCTTATGATTGGCTACAAGCCTTCCAAGATTCAGCGAACGTGCGAACAGTTTACGAGGTGACACCACAACAAATCCGTTTTAGTCGTATCGCTGTTCGTATATTGGGCGTACCGATTGAAGAAGATGATTATTTTAATTCCTTATATACAATGTCCCAAAATCCCAATGTTCATATATTAAGTGAAGAATTAAATAAACATATTGAGCAAAAGGATTTTCAAGCATTGCAAACGATTTTAGAGCAACATCAGCAATCCCCTAAAGGCTTGTCTATAAATCGATTGATTGCCATGATGTATGGTCATCAACTCATTCCTAAGCACGATGATGCTTCAATGAATCGTCATTTACAGCTAGTGACAATGCGTGTAGTGGAACGCTTCCGAGAGCAGCAATCACTCGGTTTACTTGCCAATGATTTCCGACGCTTTTTAATAGATATGGTCAAGTGGCTAAAAAATCATTGGATTCAGTGGACAAAAACGATGAAGCCGACAGATGATTTTCCTAAGGTTGTTTGGTATGGTGAGACAACAATGAGTCAGCGCTATTTTCTTCTATTACTAATGGAGCTGGGCTGTGATGTGTTAATCTTCCATCCATCAGCGATTGATGAGTTTGCAACAGTAGATCCTACTGATGCATTTTCTGTTTCGTACGCCTACGTAAGTCAAACAGCGTTACAGCCCTTTCCTGATAAATTACGAGAACGTCAAGCAACTGTTGGCTATAGTTCTAGCCAACATTACGAGCATTTAATGCATGACCATCAATCGGGTGTTTATCGACCTTGGCAATTTAAAGATCATATGCCACAATCATTAACATTACGCATGACCTATGATGATATTTTTATTTATGCTAACGAAAAGGCAATGGTTCGTCCGAAATTTGAGGCTCTCCGAGATAAAGTAATTATTCCCGTTATTTTCGCCAAAATTAGCGGTGTTTCTAGTAGACGTGAAGAGTACTGGGCCAATATGCATCAGTTGCTAGCTAGCCCGCAAACTGTTTTTGTACAGGAATTTCCGTATGCTAAAACGAGCAGAGCGAATTTCCATTTTCACTATAAACATTGTTTAGTAAATGGTGAGCTATCTACGGAGCGCATCTTGCAAAGTGATTGGTGGCAATATGGGGAGTTAACACTGGAGTTACAACAAGCCATTGCTCATACGATTAAAACTTCTTGTGAACAGCCATTGCTTAAACGACAACCTAATGAGTCGCCCTATGATTTGCAATTATTTTTATTTAAGCAAATGACGATGATTCCAAAGGAAATATTGCGCCTGTTACAAAGCTTTGACTATGCTCAGGAAGTACCAAAGTTGGTGCTCTATCAAGCACCTCAGCAACCGACATTGACCCGCGAAGATATTGCATTATTTGCATTTTTAAATCGCTTTGGTGTGGATATTATTTTCTACAATCCAACAGGAAAGCTTGATTTAGAAAAGCATTTGCTAGAGGATACGTTTGATGGGCATCGTTTAGAGCATATGGTGTTTGACTTACAATTTGAAGAGCCAAAGCAGCAAAAGTCAAAACCGGATAAAATGATTAAAAAATTGTTTAACCGTTTCTTCTGA
- a CDS encoding toxic anion resistance protein has protein sequence MSNSAITIERLTAETADLTKHQLCQSPEVQHIANHINVKNKIELTELGKEPAIKLSRFSDQILKTIAHSKVNESNDLLKQLEALMDQFDKKEVMEQQSFFSKLFKRAPRNKEDLYAKYNRLGRDIEKIHYQFVLMEDALANDNRMLARLYSENLTYYLELEKYIIAAEMKLDEIKTTLMPMYEKQSEAGNQIAKMELTTLQAIAETLAQKIDELEKSRMVAILGATQMDMLRNGNSALMEQINGAFVTTIPVFKMGIMNAVNEKRQQLQDKSAAAFEKRMKQYGETNSNAVAQSIMHAQQNEPTLTLEEMWETIITGIASYRQLRAEQTTKRQQIEQQLTKA, from the coding sequence ATGTCAAATAGCGCAATAACTATAGAACGATTGACAGCTGAAACCGCAGATCTTACAAAACATCAGCTGTGTCAAAGTCCTGAAGTTCAGCATATTGCCAATCATATTAATGTGAAAAATAAAATAGAACTAACAGAGCTTGGTAAAGAGCCTGCCATTAAGCTTTCGCGATTCTCTGATCAAATATTAAAAACAATTGCCCATTCAAAAGTAAATGAATCGAATGATTTATTAAAGCAGCTTGAAGCCTTGATGGATCAATTCGATAAAAAAGAAGTGATGGAGCAACAAAGTTTCTTTAGCAAACTGTTTAAACGAGCACCAAGGAATAAAGAAGATTTGTATGCAAAATATAATCGTCTTGGTAGAGATATCGAAAAAATCCATTATCAATTTGTTCTAATGGAAGATGCATTGGCGAATGATAATCGGATGCTTGCTCGTTTATATAGCGAAAATTTGACATACTATTTGGAGCTTGAAAAATATATTATAGCAGCAGAAATGAAGCTAGATGAAATCAAGACAACATTAATGCCAATGTATGAAAAACAAAGTGAAGCAGGAAATCAAATCGCTAAAATGGAGCTTACAACGTTACAAGCGATTGCTGAAACACTTGCCCAAAAAATTGATGAGCTTGAGAAATCGCGTATGGTAGCTATTTTAGGGGCAACACAAATGGATATGCTACGCAATGGCAATAGCGCATTAATGGAGCAAATAAACGGAGCTTTTGTCACAACCATTCCTGTATTTAAGATGGGGATTATGAATGCAGTAAATGAAAAACGCCAACAGCTACAAGATAAATCGGCAGCCGCTTTTGAAAAACGTATGAAACAATATGGTGAAACAAACAGCAATGCTGTTGCGCAGAGTATAATGCATGCCCAACAAAATGAGCCGACGCTGACGCTCGAAGAAATGTGGGAGACAATCATTACTGGTATTGCAAGTTACCGTCAACTACGCGCCGAACAAACAACAAAGCGCCAACAAATAGAGCAGCAACTAACTAAAGCTTAA
- a CDS encoding glutamate-1-semialdehyde 2,1-aminomutase: MNHSKSEAVHEEALLHIVGGVNSPSRSYKAVGGGSPVAMARGKGAYFWDVDGNRYIDYLAAYGPIVTGHGHPHIAKAISHAAENGTLFGTPTEYEVTFAKMLKEAIPSMDKVRFNNSGTEAVMTTIRVARAYTGRTKIMKFAGCYHGHFDLVLVAAGSGPATLGTPDSAGVTTATAEEVITVPFNNPQAFTEAMDAWGDEIAAILIEPIVGNFGIVEPNTGFLELVHATAKEKGALTIYDEVITAFRFHYGGAQTLLGLTPDLTALGKVIGGGLPIGAYGGRKEIMDTVAPLGPAYQAGTMAGNPASMQAGIACLEVLATPGIYDEMDRLGAILEDGILTAAKKHGVTITLNRLKGALTIYFTDVKVENYEQAESSDGEIFGRFFKLMLNQGINLAPSKYEAWFLTTEHTEADIRETIEAVDYAFSQL; encoded by the coding sequence ATGAATCACTCAAAATCAGAAGCAGTACACGAAGAAGCGCTTTTGCATATCGTTGGTGGTGTGAACAGCCCTTCTCGTTCTTATAAAGCAGTAGGTGGTGGCTCCCCTGTTGCAATGGCCCGAGGAAAAGGAGCTTATTTCTGGGATGTTGACGGCAACCGTTATATCGACTATTTAGCCGCATACGGTCCAATTGTTACAGGGCATGGACATCCGCATATTGCGAAAGCAATTTCTCATGCTGCTGAAAACGGTACATTATTTGGGACACCAACTGAATATGAAGTAACTTTCGCAAAAATGCTAAAAGAAGCTATTCCTTCAATGGATAAAGTACGTTTTAATAACTCTGGTACAGAAGCGGTCATGACAACGATTCGTGTTGCTCGTGCTTATACTGGCCGTACAAAAATTATGAAATTCGCTGGCTGTTACCACGGTCACTTTGATTTAGTATTAGTAGCTGCAGGTTCTGGCCCAGCTACATTAGGCACACCAGACTCAGCAGGTGTAACGACTGCGACTGCTGAAGAAGTGATTACTGTACCATTTAATAATCCACAAGCTTTTACTGAAGCGATGGATGCATGGGGCGATGAAATCGCTGCTATTTTAATAGAGCCCATTGTCGGTAACTTCGGTATTGTGGAACCAAACACTGGATTTTTGGAGTTAGTGCACGCTACAGCCAAAGAAAAAGGAGCACTGACGATTTATGACGAGGTAATTACTGCATTCCGTTTCCATTACGGTGGCGCACAAACACTACTTGGATTAACGCCTGACCTTACTGCATTAGGAAAAGTCATTGGTGGTGGTTTACCTATCGGTGCATACGGTGGTCGCAAAGAAATTATGGATACCGTTGCCCCACTTGGACCAGCATATCAAGCAGGGACAATGGCAGGAAATCCAGCATCGATGCAAGCTGGTATAGCATGCCTAGAAGTATTAGCAACTCCAGGTATTTACGATGAAATGGATCGTCTTGGTGCTATTTTAGAAGATGGTATTTTAACTGCAGCCAAAAAACACGGTGTCACAATTACTTTAAATCGTCTAAAAGGTGCACTAACAATTTACTTTACAGATGTAAAAGTTGAAAACTATGAGCAAGCAGAAAGCAGTGACGGAGAAATTTTCGGTCGATTCTTTAAATTAATGCTTAACCAAGGTATTAACCTTGCTCCATCAAAATATGAAGCATGGTTTTTAACTACAGAGCATACAGAAGCAGATATTCGTGAAACAATCGAAGCTGTCGACTATGCATTTTCACAGCTTTAA
- a CDS encoding YgzB family protein: MKPYKSKINKIRSFALALIFIGFVVMYGGIFFKNNPILVLIFMTLGLLCIIGSTVVYAWIGLLSTRAVQVECPNCHKHTKVLGRVDMCMYCNEPLTLDPTLEGKEFDQSYNNKAKKS; encoded by the coding sequence ATGAAACCTTACAAAAGTAAAATTAATAAAATCCGTTCATTCGCATTAGCACTTATTTTTATCGGCTTTGTTGTTATGTATGGGGGGATATTCTTTAAAAACAATCCCATCCTTGTCTTAATCTTCATGACACTTGGTTTACTATGTATTATTGGTAGTACAGTTGTCTATGCTTGGATTGGCCTTCTCTCTACAAGAGCCGTTCAAGTAGAATGCCCAAATTGTCATAAGCATACGAAAGTTTTAGGTCGAGTTGATATGTGCATGTACTGCAATGAACCGTTAACTCTTGATCCTACACTTGAAGGAAAAGAGTTCGACCAATCTTATAATAACAAAGCAAAAAAATCCTAG
- a CDS encoding D-2-hydroxyacid dehydrogenase, with protein sequence MRIYFTFEPRPDLRKPLVEEFPQCDFVFENGLSTDELQKADVLVTYGEDLNDANIQYATKLKWIFVASAGVEKMPAQAIMDRDILVSNVRGIHKTPMAESILAHILAIKRALPWMYEQQKKSEWSKKGKQTELRDSTALILGPGAIGSEVGRLLQAFGVTTIGCNRSGNAAPYMDEMVNFAKLTEALPKADIVLSVLPKTPDTTHLLKDEHFNAMKNDAIFMNFGRGNLVDEKVLIRAIEAGEIGYAVLDVFEEEPLSANNPLWSYSNVIVSPHVSSHSSRYVERSLAIFKPSLTKWLDGDTALENVMDLSRGY encoded by the coding sequence ATGAGAATCTATTTTACGTTTGAGCCAAGACCAGATTTACGTAAACCGTTAGTAGAGGAATTCCCACAATGTGATTTTGTATTTGAAAATGGTTTATCTACGGATGAATTACAAAAAGCAGACGTACTGGTTACATATGGTGAAGATTTAAACGATGCCAATATACAGTATGCTACCAAACTAAAGTGGATTTTTGTTGCTTCGGCAGGTGTAGAGAAAATGCCAGCACAAGCCATTATGGATCGGGATATTTTAGTATCTAATGTGCGAGGGATTCATAAAACACCGATGGCCGAGTCAATACTTGCTCATATTTTAGCCATTAAGCGTGCATTGCCATGGATGTATGAGCAACAAAAGAAAAGTGAATGGTCGAAAAAAGGAAAGCAAACGGAATTACGAGATAGTACAGCACTTATTTTAGGACCGGGTGCCATTGGATCGGAAGTAGGTCGGTTACTACAAGCGTTTGGGGTAACAACAATAGGCTGTAACCGTTCGGGCAATGCAGCACCTTATATGGATGAGATGGTGAATTTCGCTAAGTTAACAGAAGCTTTGCCTAAGGCGGATATCGTACTTTCTGTCTTACCGAAAACACCAGATACTACGCACTTATTGAAGGATGAGCATTTTAATGCAATGAAAAACGATGCCATTTTCATGAATTTTGGTCGTGGAAATTTAGTAGATGAGAAAGTTCTTATTCGTGCTATTGAAGCGGGTGAGATTGGTTATGCCGTATTAGATGTGTTTGAAGAAGAACCACTTAGTGCAAACAATCCTTTATGGTCATACTCCAATGTAATTGTTTCACCACATGTTTCAAGTCATTCTTCACGTTATGTAGAGCGTAGCTTAGCTATTTTTAAGCCAAGTTTGACGAAATGGTTGGATGGAGATACCGCTTTAGAAAATGTTATGGATTTGTCGAGGGGTTATTAA
- the bcp gene encoding thioredoxin-dependent thiol peroxidase, producing MTLVEGQKAPDFSLVNDKGEQVQLADFRGKYVILYFYPKDMTPGCTTEACDFRDKHDDFSQLNAVVLGVSPDDAQKHTKFIDKHGLPFSLLVDEDHAVAEAYGVWVLKKMYGREYMGIERSTFLIDTEGKLVKVWRKVRVKNHIEEVYAFLAKQEEQ from the coding sequence ATGACTTTAGTAGAAGGACAGAAAGCACCGGATTTTTCACTTGTTAATGACAAGGGGGAGCAAGTGCAATTAGCAGATTTCAGAGGCAAATATGTTATTTTGTATTTTTATCCGAAAGATATGACACCAGGTTGTACGACAGAGGCTTGTGATTTCCGTGATAAGCACGATGACTTTAGTCAGTTGAATGCAGTTGTATTAGGTGTGAGCCCTGATGATGCTCAAAAGCATACGAAATTTATCGATAAGCATGGGTTGCCATTTTCTCTTTTAGTGGATGAGGATCACGCTGTGGCTGAGGCTTATGGTGTATGGGTCTTGAAAAAAATGTATGGACGTGAATATATGGGAATTGAACGTTCTACTTTTTTAATTGATACGGAAGGTAAGCTTGTAAAGGTATGGCGCAAAGTGCGTGTGAAAAATCATATTGAAGAAGTTTACGCTTTTTTAGCCAAGCAGGAGGAGCAGTAA
- the perR gene encoding peroxide-responsive transcriptional repressor PerR gives MSIPHLQDALDTLKTTGVRITPQRHAILEYLIQSMTHPTADEIYKALEGKFPNMSVATVYNNLRVFREVGLVKELTYGDASSRFDFVTNDHYHMICECCGKIVDFHYPGLDEIEHFASQVTDFDVHSHRLEIYGTCPACKDVEAKVQ, from the coding sequence ATGTCTATACCGCATTTACAGGATGCACTTGACACGTTAAAAACAACTGGTGTACGCATTACTCCTCAGCGTCATGCTATTTTAGAATATTTAATTCAATCGATGACACATCCAACTGCCGATGAAATTTATAAAGCACTTGAAGGGAAATTTCCGAATATGAGTGTAGCAACTGTCTACAATAATTTACGAGTTTTCCGGGAAGTAGGATTAGTGAAAGAGTTGACGTATGGGGATGCTTCTAGCCGTTTTGATTTTGTGACCAACGATCACTATCATATGATTTGTGAATGCTGTGGTAAGATTGTCGATTTCCATTACCCAGGTTTAGATGAAATCGAACACTTTGCTTCTCAAGTAACAGACTTTGATGTGCATTCACACCGTCTAGAAATATACGGCACATGTCCAGCTTGTAAAGATGTTGAAGCGAAAGTACAGTAA
- a CDS encoding cysteine protease StiP family protein, with translation MHEIKQPDKMGSYSSEDVVFLLRDISNISLEIDNEQRERLIQSGTHYSEMLPVEYLPSEAYMTLFYQTLEDYAERIALAVGVVAQQIVARQGLEHLVLVSLARAGTPIGILIKRYIKMHYNVSVPHYTISILRGRGIDETAIRYIFTQHPHARIQFIDGWTGKGAITRELQQACASYNEQNIQQLDATLAVLADPGHCAAIYGTRADFLIPSACLNSTVSGLVSRTVWNEQFMDGTDFHGAKYYKELQDADVSNFYIDRISAHFTQVQKDVAQQLCERTSSAITWQGMESVVTIQQQYGITNHHLVKPGVGETTRVLLRRVPWKILVNPTYVQELAHILLLAKEKNVQIEEYPQMSYACCGLIKEV, from the coding sequence ATGCATGAAATAAAACAGCCAGATAAAATGGGAAGCTATTCTTCAGAAGATGTTGTGTTTTTGCTACGAGATATTAGTAACATAAGCTTAGAAATAGATAATGAACAGCGAGAACGACTTATTCAATCGGGGACACATTATTCAGAAATGTTGCCTGTAGAATATCTTCCTTCCGAAGCGTACATGACGTTGTTTTATCAAACATTGGAAGACTATGCAGAACGCATTGCACTAGCTGTTGGTGTGGTGGCACAGCAAATTGTAGCACGTCAAGGTTTAGAGCATTTAGTGCTTGTTAGTCTAGCGAGAGCGGGAACGCCAATAGGTATTTTAATTAAACGATATATAAAAATGCATTATAACGTCAGCGTTCCGCATTATACGATATCGATTCTTCGTGGTCGTGGTATTGATGAGACTGCTATTCGGTATATATTTACTCAGCACCCACATGCGCGCATTCAATTTATTGATGGTTGGACAGGGAAAGGGGCCATAACAAGGGAATTACAACAAGCGTGCGCAAGCTATAATGAACAAAATATTCAACAACTAGATGCTACATTAGCGGTGCTTGCTGATCCAGGACATTGTGCAGCCATTTATGGCACGCGAGCAGATTTCTTAATACCTTCCGCATGTTTAAATTCAACGGTTTCAGGGTTAGTGAGCCGTACGGTATGGAATGAGCAGTTTATGGATGGCACTGATTTTCATGGGGCGAAATATTATAAAGAACTACAAGATGCAGACGTATCCAATTTCTATATAGACCGTATCAGTGCCCATTTTACACAAGTACAGAAGGATGTAGCGCAACAACTTTGTGAGCGAACATCATCTGCTATTACATGGCAAGGAATGGAGTCGGTTGTGACTATTCAACAACAGTATGGCATTACCAATCATCATCTTGTAAAACCAGGCGTGGGCGAAACAACGCGCGTCTTACTTCGAAGAGTTCCGTGGAAAATTTTAGTTAACCCAACATATGTACAGGAATTGGCGCACATTTTACTGTTAGCCAAAGAAAAAAATGTTCAAATTGAAGAATATCCACAAATGTCCTATGCATGCTGTGGTTTAATAAAAGAAGTGTAG
- a CDS encoding phosphoribosyltransferase family protein: MTKLDNKLNIIQDYKIAIEITDNPYDFAITDLFKMATRINKKRQFLFVSTVLGKHLAVQPQVPILTGALLAMMYYERLTGKEPLLVQSVVQAMQNRDNVQEILQQVEEQGLELAEDVLFIGFAETATALGHAVFNVFKSNATYIHTTRELVPELEPFVTFEEEHSHATSHRVYCEQPEKLLQAKQIVLIDDEITTGNTVVNIIETLQRKFPHVQRYSVLSILDWRSSKQRAMFAQLEAQWGITIDFVAIMSGHFTCEGTPLLTSNQVAATLPQTADIALLSVDEVVEQKQYHSIAENGVINRAPYMLATGRFTITAEQHVAQKKTLQAIAAQLRALRTGGPALVIGTGEFMYVPMQIATCLGQEVYFQSTTRSPIYCADDPSYTITDKIAFESPENNGVENYLYNLHSHPYSELFLVIERIANQEVVAKTVQALKAVSNANIYVICMHDWRTI; encoded by the coding sequence ATGACGAAGCTCGACAACAAGTTGAACATTATTCAGGATTATAAAATCGCAATAGAGATTACTGACAATCCTTATGATTTTGCTATAACAGATTTATTTAAAATGGCGACACGTATTAATAAAAAGAGACAGTTTTTATTTGTTAGTACAGTTCTTGGTAAGCATTTAGCAGTCCAGCCACAAGTACCGATACTGACAGGGGCTTTACTAGCTATGATGTATTATGAGCGATTGACAGGAAAAGAGCCTTTGTTAGTACAGTCTGTTGTACAGGCTATGCAAAATAGAGATAATGTGCAAGAGATTTTGCAGCAAGTGGAGGAACAAGGATTGGAACTAGCAGAAGACGTGCTATTTATTGGCTTTGCTGAAACAGCAACAGCGTTAGGGCATGCAGTATTTAATGTTTTTAAGTCTAATGCTACGTATATTCATACGACACGTGAACTAGTGCCAGAGCTTGAACCATTTGTGACATTTGAAGAAGAACATTCACATGCCACAAGTCATCGAGTATATTGCGAACAACCAGAAAAATTGCTACAAGCAAAACAGATTGTGCTTATTGATGATGAAATAACGACGGGCAATACAGTAGTAAATATTATCGAAACCTTGCAACGAAAATTCCCTCATGTCCAACGCTACTCGGTATTATCAATTTTAGATTGGCGTTCATCTAAACAACGAGCAATGTTTGCTCAGCTAGAAGCGCAATGGGGGATAACAATAGATTTTGTAGCTATTATGTCTGGGCACTTTACTTGTGAGGGTACACCGCTTTTAACGAGCAACCAAGTAGCAGCAACATTACCGCAAACAGCTGACATAGCTTTGCTTTCAGTGGATGAGGTAGTCGAACAAAAGCAGTACCATTCAATCGCTGAAAATGGCGTTATCAATAGAGCGCCATACATGTTAGCGACAGGTCGATTCACGATAACAGCCGAGCAGCATGTTGCGCAAAAGAAAACATTGCAAGCCATCGCGGCTCAATTACGAGCACTTCGTACAGGTGGTCCAGCACTTGTCATTGGAACAGGTGAATTTATGTATGTGCCAATGCAAATAGCGACTTGTTTAGGACAGGAAGTATATTTTCAATCAACAACACGTAGTCCCATTTATTGTGCAGATGACCCTTCCTACACAATTACTGATAAAATAGCTTTCGAAAGTCCAGAAAATAATGGTGTCGAAAATTACTTATACAACTTACATAGTCATCCGTATTCGGAACTTTTTTTAGTCATAGAACGTATAGCCAATCAAGAGGTCGTTGCAAAGACAGTGCAAGCATTGAAGGCAGTGAGTAACGCAAATATTTACGTTATTTGTATGCACGACTGGAGGACTATATAA
- a CDS encoding FUSC family protein, producing the protein MKLGARVFKTGVAIVFALFVAELLQLPSPVFAGIAAIFAIQPSIYRSYQTIVEQVQANVIGASIAVVFGLLFGHHVVAVGIAVITAIGIMLKFKLEKSLSLALVSVVAIMEIQGDDFLTFGLIRFLTILVGVLAAFVVNLVFLPPKYEVKLFRKIYFLQDDIIRWTRLAVRQASEHTSTKTALSKFKDRMLRVDTLYDFFKEERNYFKNKKFVKARKLVVYRQMITTSKKSLELLQRLHKHENELAQLPTQFHLMIQERLDFLLTYHEQLLLKYTGKLKPEHSEWSKHIDYIQRNQLMEIFINQITYAHAEGDTEFSSYHLLYILSRILDYEENLEHLDTLIVSYQSHHGEEINLEIEEEFI; encoded by the coding sequence ATGAAATTAGGTGCCCGTGTATTTAAAACTGGTGTAGCTATTGTCTTTGCGTTATTTGTTGCTGAGCTCCTGCAATTACCGTCTCCAGTTTTTGCTGGAATCGCAGCAATCTTTGCCATTCAACCGTCAATTTATCGCTCCTATCAAACGATTGTTGAGCAAGTTCAAGCCAACGTTATAGGAGCTTCCATTGCAGTTGTTTTCGGTTTACTTTTCGGCCATCACGTTGTGGCTGTTGGCATTGCAGTCATTACAGCAATCGGCATAATGTTAAAGTTCAAGCTTGAAAAGTCTCTTTCCTTAGCACTTGTATCTGTTGTAGCTATTATGGAAATTCAAGGCGATGACTTTCTGACTTTCGGTCTTATCCGCTTTCTTACCATTTTAGTTGGGGTTTTAGCAGCATTTGTCGTCAACCTTGTGTTTTTGCCACCTAAATACGAAGTAAAACTTTTCCGCAAAATTTACTTTTTACAGGATGACATTATCCGCTGGACGCGTTTAGCTGTTCGTCAAGCCTCTGAACATACGTCTACTAAAACGGCTTTAAGCAAATTTAAAGACCGTATGCTGCGTGTGGACACACTCTATGATTTTTTTAAGGAAGAACGCAATTACTTTAAAAATAAAAAATTTGTTAAAGCACGGAAATTAGTTGTCTATCGCCAAATGATTACAACTTCTAAAAAAAGTTTAGAATTGTTACAACGGCTGCATAAGCATGAAAATGAATTGGCACAACTGCCTACTCAATTTCATTTAATGATTCAAGAACGACTGGACTTCCTGCTTACCTACCATGAGCAACTGTTACTGAAATATACAGGGAAATTAAAGCCTGAGCATTCAGAATGGAGTAAGCATATCGACTACATTCAGCGCAATCAGTTAATGGAAATTTTCATCAATCAAATAACCTATGCACACGCAGAAGGAGATACGGAATTTTCTAGCTATCATCTCCTTTATATTTTATCGCGTATTCTAGATTACGAAGAAAACTTAGAACATTTGGATACGCTCATTGTGTCATACCAAAGCCATCATGGTGAAGAAATCAACTTAGAAATCGAAGAAGAATTTATTTAA
- a CDS encoding HAD family hydrolase, with protein MLLFTSDLDRTLIYSQRMMEKFPSKTAPIIAERKEGVGLSMMTEVTMSLLQQVHQQTLFVPVTTRAVHQYERIHVIKELRPTFAITSNGGTIIEQGHPNKEWSKILRKRIEDSSIPKADLLRKFNSYQSDEWLQQSFYVDELFYVHYVDVNIIQDVEVQAMIQEFAVHGWHVLLQGRKLYFLPKVLTKEAAISYLKEHCTYNMHVAAGDSIMDYGMLAIADKGYTPNHGDLKDKQPQILKNTMYSPYNGEAFTKYLLEDVLQLANKQPIV; from the coding sequence ATGCTACTATTTACATCAGATTTAGATCGTACGCTTATTTACTCCCAGCGCATGATGGAGAAATTCCCATCGAAAACAGCACCGATTATAGCCGAACGAAAAGAGGGAGTGGGACTTAGTATGATGACGGAAGTTACGATGTCATTATTGCAGCAAGTCCACCAACAAACTTTATTCGTACCAGTTACAACGCGAGCAGTACATCAATATGAACGTATCCATGTTATAAAAGAATTGCGTCCTACTTTTGCAATTACGAGCAATGGCGGTACAATAATAGAACAAGGACATCCTAATAAGGAATGGTCGAAAATATTACGTAAACGAATAGAAGATTCCTCTATTCCAAAGGCGGATTTGCTACGTAAATTTAATAGCTACCAATCAGATGAATGGCTTCAACAATCGTTTTATGTTGATGAGCTATTTTATGTCCATTATGTCGATGTCAATATTATACAGGATGTCGAAGTCCAAGCAATGATTCAAGAGTTTGCAGTCCATGGTTGGCACGTCTTGCTGCAAGGAAGAAAATTATATTTTTTGCCAAAAGTGCTTACAAAAGAAGCTGCAATCTCGTATTTGAAGGAGCATTGTACATATAATATGCACGTGGCGGCAGGCGATTCCATAATGGATTACGGCATGCTCGCTATTGCTGATAAAGGCTATACACCAAACCACGGCGATTTAAAAGACAAACAACCACAAATACTAAAGAACACAATGTATTCGCCTTATAACGGTGAAGCTTTTACGAAATATTTACTCGAAGATGTTTTACAATTGGCCAATAAGCAACCAATTGTGTAA